One region of Chanodichthys erythropterus isolate Z2021 chromosome 19, ASM2448905v1, whole genome shotgun sequence genomic DNA includes:
- the slc35f3a gene encoding putative thiamine transporter SLC35F3a, with protein MQKEEETSTPCVQPCPQKDRGMIKPSDMSPRRLSDISPEIRQLKSLVIDEELNEALKSSRSVEYINNASIEERILRITGYYGYEPWNESVRGEDRSSSEKVEVKVDGQSATGTVKSDCVNRLQRLRCCLRMTAVHLRRALWGVTMVICICASWSGCTQLAKITVRRLNVPFTLTWFSTSWNCAIFPLYYLGHLCCSKDRQTPRQRFRECCQFLGDDGLSLRMLLSRVAPFGVLYTLTSYLYLQGLRRIPATDACALFCCSRAFVFLISWIVLRDRFMGVRIVAAILAIGGIVMMTYADGFHSHSVIGISLVVASASTAAIYKVLFKLVLGSAKLGEAAVYLTVLGGANLVFISAVPLILLLTGAEDFVSPRDLPWPSICGMSALLLVFNFLLNFGVLITLPTLISLGVVLSVPVNAVIDRYMCEIQLNSIRVIAVSIICLGFLLLLLPEDWDQCLPQLRSMLYNREEPQECARDKHSETLHIRPREAKNCNTKTTPNVQ; from the exons ATGCAGAAAGAGGAAGAAACTTCAACACCCTGTGTACAACCGTGTCCTCAGAAAGACAG GGGAATGATAAAGCCTTCAGACATGAGTCCGCGCCGATTGTCAGACATCAGTCCTGAGATCAGACAGCTGAAATCCCTCGTCATTGATGAAGAACTAAATGAAGCATTGAAGTCATCGAGATCGGTCGAGTACATCAACAACGCATCCATAGAAGAGCGGATTCTGAGGATCACTGGTTATTATGGCTATGAGCCCTGGAACGAATCTGTCAGAG GGGAGGACCGATCCAGCAGTGAGAAGGTGGAAGTGAAGGTAGATGGCCAGTCTGCTACAGGAACAGTCAAATCAGATTGTGTGAACAGGCTGCAGAGGCTCCGCTGTTGTTTGCGTATGACTGCAGTCCACCTGCGCAGAGCACTGTGGGGTGTTACAATGGTGATCTGCATCTGCGCATCTTGGTCAGGCTGCACTCAGTTGGCCAAAATAACCGTCAGGCGCTTGAATGTCCCGTTCACCCTCACTTGGTTCTCCACCTCCTGGAACTGTGCCATCTTCCCGCTTTACTACCTGGGTCACCTGTGCTGTAGCAAGGACAGACAGACCCCCAGACAGCGCTTCAG AGAGTGTTGTCAGTTCTTGGGAGATGACGGGCTGTCTCTGAGAATGCTACTTTCTCGCGTGGCCCCTTTTGGAGTGCTGTATACTCTCACCAGCTACCTTTACCTGCAAGGCCTTCGCAGAATCCCTGCCACTGATGCCTGTGCCCTTTTCTGCTGTAGTCGTGCCTTTGTCTTCCTAATATCCTGGATTGTCCTGCGGGATCGCTTCATGGGAGTGCGG ATTGTAGCGGCCATTTTAGCCATTGGGGGCATTGTTATGATGACATATGCCGATGGTTTCCACAGCCATTCTGTTATTGGCATCTCCCTTGTGGTTGCATCTGCATCAACAGCAGCTATATACAAA GTTCTGTTCAAGCTTGTTCTGGGTAGTGCAAAGCTGGGTGAAGCAGCTGTGTATCTTACAGTCCTCGGCGGAGCTAATTTGGTCTTCATTAGCGCTGTACCTCTAATCCTGCTTCTCACGGGGGCCGAGGACTTTGTTTCACCTAGAGATTTGCCATGGCCAAGCATCTGTGGCATGTCCGCTCTTCTTCTGG TGTTCAACTTCCTCTTGAATTTTGGTGTTCTTATAACACTTCCTACTCTGATTTCTCTGGGCGTTGTCCTCAGTGTTCCTGTCAATGCTG TCATAGATCGCTACATGTGTGAGATCCAGCTCAACAGTATACGCGTCATTGCGGTGTCCATCATTTGTTTGGGCTTCCTTTTGCTCTTGCTGCCTGAGGACTGGGACCAGTGCCTGCCACAGTTACGATCAATGCTGTACAACCGAGAAGAGCCACAAGAGTGCGCCAGAGACAAACACTCAGAGACGCTTCACATCAGGCCAAGAGAGGCCAAGAACTGCAACACCAAAACTACTCCCAATGTCCAATGA
- the entpd1 gene encoding ectonucleoside triphosphate diphosphohydrolase 1 — translation MDEQGEVKVKNPWHRPAVIFLTVFIVLGIIIMVSISVVQNKPLVKKYKYGIVLDAGSSHTSVYIYEWPAEKENNTGMVQQLHTCNVKGKGISSYSADPDGAGKSLHECMMEAKNKIPANRHSETPVYLGATAGMRLLMMENEAASEKVLASVEDSLKTYPFSYQGARIISGQEEGAFGWITVNYLSKNLNKPTGTLGALDLGGASTQITFVPQQEIETNDNSIDFRLYGNDYHLYTHSFLCYGKDQALKLSMSLKLESTHIADKTKPIELRDPCFHPGYNFTKIAQSFFDTPCINGVNLPTGIISHVGLGNWSQCQQSIRKVFNITYCAYSKCSFNGVFQPSVDGKFGAFSAFFFVMDFLNLTSDSLDGTKQRLAKYCSTPWKEIVEQYPQIKQKYLSEYCFSGTYILTLLEDGYSFTSDNWKDIRFIKKIGDSDAGWTLGYMLNLTNMIPAEAQDTPLMPYGGYITFMLLFTLLILVLLLMVFIYFRRSTRQAQKDII, via the exons aaGTAAAGGTCAAGAACCCCTGGCACAGGCCAGCAGTCATCTTTCTGACTGTTTTTATCGTCCTGGGGATCATCATCATGGTTTCCATTTCTGTTGTCCAGAACAAGCCTTTAGTCAAGAAGTACAAG TATGGAATAGTTCTGGACGCAGGCTCCTCGCACACTTCTGTGTATATCTATGAATGGCCAGCTGAGAAGGAGAACAACACAGGCATGGTGCAGCAGTTACACACCTGCAATGTAAAAG GCAAAGGCATCTCCAGTTACTCTGCTGATCCAGATGGGGCTGGCAAATCTCTGCATGAGTGCATGATGGAGGCCAAGAATAAAATACCTGCTAACAGACACAGCGAAACCCCTGTGTACCTGGGAGCCACTGCAGGCATGAGACTGCTCAT GATGGAGAATGAAGCAGCCTCAGAAAAGGTACTGGCCTCAGTAGAAGATTCTCTGAAGACGTACCCCTTCTCCTATCAGGGAGCTCGTATCATTTCAGGCCAAGAGGAGGGAGCTTTTGGATGGATTACTGTCAATTACCTGAGCAAAAACTTAAATAAg CCCACAGGGACTCTTGGAGCTCTGGACCTAGGCGGTGCCTCTACTCAGATAACCTTTGTACCTCAACAGGAAATTGAAACAAACGACAATTCAATTGACTTTAGGCTGTACGGAAACGATTATCACTTGTACACCCACAGCTTTCTGTGTTACGGGAAGGATCAAGCTCTAAAGCTTTCTATGAGCTTGAAATTAGAGTCAACACATATTGCTGACAAG ACAAAGCCCATTGAGTTAAGGGATCCTTGCTTCCACCCTGGATATAACTTCACCAAGATAGCTCAAAGTTTCTTTGATACCCCTTGTATAAATGGAGTGAATTTGCCAACTGGAATAATCTCCCATGTGGGGTTGGGGAATTGGTCTCAGTGCCAACAGTCAATTAGAAAGGTTTTTAATATCACCTATTGTGCTTACTCAAAATGCTCTTTCAATGGTGTATTCCAGCCTTCTGTTGATGGAAAATTTGGG GCCTTTTCTGCTTTTTTCTTTGTGATGGACTTCTTGAATCTAACCAGTGATTCATTAGACGGTACAAAGCAGAGGCTGGCAAAATACTGCTCTACTCCATGGAAAGAg ATTGTAGAACAATATCCCCAAATAAAACAGAAGTACCTTTCAGAATACTGCTTCTCAGGAACATACATACTCACTCTTCTGGAAGATGGATACAGTTTCACCTCTGACAACTGGAAAGACATCCGTTTCATTAAAAAG ATAGGAGACAGCGATGCAGGCTGGACATTAGGTTACATGCTTAACCTGACCAATATGATCCCCGCTGAAGCTCAAGACACGCCTCTGATGCCTTATGGGGGATACATCACATTTATGCTCCTCTTCACACTTCTAATACTTGTTCTACTACTTATGGTCTTCATATATTTCCGTCGGTCCACTAGACAAGCCCAGAAAGACATCATTTAG